From Serinicoccus profundi, the proteins below share one genomic window:
- a CDS encoding homogentisate 1,2-dioxygenase, translated as MVHYARTGLVPPKRHTQHRDEQGNLYYEELMGEEGFSSDSSLLYHRNIPSAIADARVWELGDHATVPNHPLVPRHLKLHDLFVDESSPTGLEAGVDVVTGRRLVLGNADVRLLYVVADTPSPYYRNGIGDECVYLERGGARVETIFGSFDVAQGDYVMIPRATTHRWIPLVDGEDGFTEPLRAYCIEGNSHIGPPKRYLSRFGQLLEHAPYCERDLRGPQGPLLAEDVGADRDEPTEVYIKHRGGGEHSTGGLVGTIYTYPYHPFDVVGWDGCLYPYVFNIADFEPITGRVHQPPPVHQVWEGHNFVVCNFVPRKVDYHPLSIPVPYYHSNVDSDEIMFYVDGDYEARKGSGIGKGSISVHPGGHAHGPQPGATEASIGVEYFDETAVMVDTFRPLELGEAGRASDDGAYAGSWGRGLAAGGRSAGSGPDEVFTTS; from the coding sequence GTGGTCCACTACGCCCGCACCGGCCTCGTGCCCCCCAAGCGGCACACCCAGCACCGCGACGAGCAGGGCAACCTCTACTACGAGGAGCTCATGGGGGAGGAGGGCTTCTCCTCCGACTCCTCGCTGCTCTACCACCGCAACATCCCCTCGGCCATCGCCGACGCGCGCGTCTGGGAGCTCGGTGATCACGCCACGGTCCCCAACCACCCGCTCGTGCCGCGGCACCTCAAGTTGCACGACCTCTTCGTCGACGAGTCCTCGCCGACCGGCCTGGAGGCGGGGGTCGATGTGGTCACGGGTCGCCGGCTCGTCCTCGGCAATGCCGACGTCCGGCTGCTCTACGTCGTGGCCGACACCCCGAGTCCCTACTACCGCAACGGGATCGGCGACGAGTGCGTCTACCTCGAGCGCGGTGGCGCCCGGGTCGAGACGATCTTCGGGTCCTTCGACGTGGCGCAGGGCGACTACGTCATGATCCCGCGCGCGACGACGCACCGCTGGATCCCCCTCGTGGACGGCGAAGACGGTTTCACCGAGCCGTTGCGGGCCTACTGCATCGAGGGCAACAGCCACATCGGCCCGCCCAAGCGCTACCTCTCCCGGTTCGGCCAGCTGCTGGAGCACGCGCCCTACTGCGAGCGCGACCTCCGCGGCCCGCAGGGGCCGCTGCTGGCCGAGGACGTGGGGGCCGACCGCGACGAACCCACGGAGGTCTACATCAAGCACCGTGGCGGCGGCGAGCACTCGACCGGTGGCCTGGTCGGCACGATCTACACCTACCCCTACCACCCCTTCGACGTCGTCGGCTGGGACGGTTGCCTCTACCCCTACGTCTTCAACATCGCCGACTTCGAGCCGATCACCGGCCGGGTCCACCAGCCGCCGCCGGTCCACCAGGTGTGGGAGGGCCACAACTTCGTGGTCTGCAACTTCGTCCCGCGCAAGGTCGATTACCACCCGCTGTCGATCCCGGTGCCCTACTACCACTCCAACGTCGACTCCGACGAGATCATGTTCTACGTCGACGGCGACTACGAGGCCCGCAAGGGCAGCGGCATCGGCAAGGGGTCGATCTCGGTGCACCCGGGCGGGCACGCCCACGGGCCGCAACCCGGCGCGACCGAGGCCTCGATCGGGGTGGAGTACTTCGACGAGACCGCCGTCATGGTCGACACCTTCCGACCGCTGGAGCTGGGTGAGGCCGGGCGGGCGAGCGACGACGGCGCGTATGCCGGCAGCTGGGGCCGTGGGCTGGCGGCCGGCGGTCGGTCCGCCGGGTCGGGCCCTGACGAGGTCTTCACCACCAGCTGA
- a CDS encoding isochorismatase family protein yields MSRALIIVDVQHDFCEGGSLPVTGGIAVATAISAYVASHGQDYAAIVATADWHVDPGEHWATQGEPDFAASWPVHCKVGTQGADFRPELGPALEHVQEVFRKGEHEAAYSGFEGTAYVHGQLVGLGDWLRGRGITEVDVCGIATDHCVRATALDARREGLDTTLLLDLCAGVAPDTTERAVREMREAGVGVSGSP; encoded by the coding sequence ATGAGCCGCGCCCTGATCATCGTCGACGTCCAGCACGACTTCTGCGAGGGCGGGTCCCTGCCGGTGACCGGCGGGATCGCGGTGGCGACGGCGATCAGCGCCTACGTCGCCTCCCACGGTCAGGACTACGCGGCGATCGTCGCCACCGCGGACTGGCACGTCGACCCCGGCGAGCACTGGGCGACCCAGGGCGAGCCCGACTTCGCCGCCTCCTGGCCGGTGCACTGCAAGGTCGGCACGCAGGGGGCGGACTTCCGACCGGAGCTGGGCCCGGCCCTGGAGCACGTCCAGGAGGTCTTCCGCAAGGGCGAGCACGAGGCGGCCTACTCCGGCTTCGAGGGCACGGCCTACGTCCACGGACAGCTCGTGGGCCTCGGGGACTGGCTGCGCGGGCGTGGGATCACCGAGGTGGACGTCTGCGGGATCGCCACCGACCACTGCGTCCGTGCCACGGCGCTGGACGCCCGCCGCGAGGGGCTCGACACGACGCTGCTGCTCGATCTGTGCGCCGGAGTCGCCCCCGACACCACCGAGCGCGCCGTCCGCGAGATGCGGGAGGCGGGGGTGGGCGTGTCAGGATCCCCCTAA
- a CDS encoding IclR family transcriptional regulator yields the protein MSDPTVSGEPRASAPETAQTLDRGLEVLHLLSRSSGGLTVTALATALGVGRAVIYRLVATLQARDYVIRTEDGRVRLGLGVTRLHLAVRPMLAEVATPMLQALADEARATAHLTIAEGEQALAVAVVEPTWSDFHVSYRVGSRHPLSRGAAGLAILRARDGEHGLAVTSGELQSSAHGLAVAIPDLPGLEASVGVVALQELGAPGVGAAVQSAAAAISAALRG from the coding sequence ATGTCCGATCCGACCGTGTCCGGCGAGCCGCGCGCGAGCGCCCCGGAGACCGCGCAGACCCTCGACCGCGGGCTGGAGGTCCTGCACCTGCTCTCCCGGTCCTCGGGCGGGCTCACGGTGACGGCGCTGGCGACCGCCCTCGGCGTCGGTCGCGCCGTGATCTACCGTCTCGTCGCCACCCTGCAGGCCCGCGACTACGTCATCCGCACCGAGGACGGCCGGGTCCGGCTCGGGCTCGGGGTCACCCGCCTGCACCTGGCGGTGCGGCCCATGCTGGCCGAGGTGGCGACGCCGATGCTGCAGGCGCTCGCCGACGAGGCCCGGGCCACGGCTCACCTGACGATCGCCGAGGGGGAGCAGGCGTTGGCGGTCGCGGTCGTCGAACCGACCTGGAGCGACTTCCACGTGTCCTACCGGGTCGGCAGCCGCCATCCGCTCTCCCGTGGCGCCGCGGGGCTCGCGATCCTGCGGGCCAGGGACGGGGAGCACGGACTCGCCGTCACCTCCGGCGAGCTGCAGTCCAGCGCGCACGGACTGGCCGTGGCCATACCGGACCTGCCCGGCCTCGAGGCCTCCGTGGGTGTGGTGGCCCTGCAGGAGCTCGGTGCCCCCGGCGTGGGCGCCGCCGTGCAGTCGGCGGCCGCGGCGATCTCGGCGGCGCTGCGCGGCTGA
- a CDS encoding low temperature requirement protein A produces MCAPESPPTPPSAPSARCGRRGWACQDPPNFTWFASAYDTDDWIYRLLAMVQMMGVSLLALGIPDIFHSIEEGGVLHNEILVAGYVVMRVALIAQFLRAAHRDPERRSILRTYVMGWSLAQVGWVVLIVLPLELPWVFLAMAPLYVLELGVPWYAERQGGLPWHPHHIAERYGLLAIIALGEGVAGTIAALGALLDAQGWTTDTVLLLISGMAVTFAMWWVYFVLPHGELLDVRRGAAPLFTVLHYPLYMAIAAIGAGLHVVAYLLDPEHAGFEVKIGPVGTVVSVAFPVGIFVALVFGAYAVLLRSSGAHDLFHAGLAVGTLTVLTAATGIVALGAPVMLGILVASLAPAVTIAGYEWRGHRHLQGEVAQLQSSR; encoded by the coding sequence ATCTGTGCGCCGGAGTCGCCCCCGACACCACCGAGCGCGCCGTCCGCGAGATGCGGGAGGCGGGGGTGGGCGTGTCAGGATCCCCCTAACTTCACCTGGTTCGCCTCGGCCTACGACACCGACGACTGGATCTACCGGTTGCTCGCGATGGTGCAGATGATGGGCGTCTCGCTGCTCGCCCTGGGGATCCCCGACATCTTCCACTCGATCGAGGAGGGTGGGGTCCTGCACAACGAGATCCTCGTCGCCGGCTACGTCGTCATGCGGGTCGCGCTCATCGCGCAGTTCCTGCGCGCCGCGCACCGCGACCCGGAGCGCCGGTCGATCCTGCGGACCTACGTCATGGGTTGGTCGCTCGCCCAGGTCGGCTGGGTCGTGCTCATCGTCCTGCCGCTGGAGTTGCCGTGGGTGTTCCTCGCGATGGCGCCGCTCTACGTCCTGGAGCTCGGGGTGCCCTGGTATGCCGAGCGCCAGGGTGGTCTGCCCTGGCACCCGCACCACATCGCCGAGCGCTACGGCCTCCTCGCGATCATCGCCCTCGGTGAGGGGGTCGCCGGCACCATCGCCGCCCTCGGTGCCCTCCTCGACGCCCAGGGCTGGACCACCGACACCGTGCTGCTGCTCATCTCCGGGATGGCCGTCACCTTCGCCATGTGGTGGGTCTACTTCGTCCTGCCGCACGGGGAGCTGCTGGACGTGCGCCGGGGTGCGGCCCCGCTGTTCACGGTGCTGCACTACCCGCTCTACATGGCCATCGCCGCGATCGGCGCCGGGCTGCACGTCGTGGCCTACCTCCTCGATCCCGAGCACGCGGGCTTCGAGGTGAAGATCGGGCCGGTGGGCACGGTGGTCTCGGTCGCGTTCCCGGTGGGGATCTTCGTGGCCCTGGTGTTCGGCGCGTATGCGGTGCTGCTGCGCAGCAGCGGCGCGCACGACCTCTTCCACGCCGGTCTCGCGGTCGGGACGCTCACGGTGCTCACGGCCGCGACCGGGATCGTGGCCCTCGGCGCCCCGGTGATGCTCGGCATCCTCGTGGCCTCACTGGCCCCGGCGGTGACCATCGCC